A genomic window from Streptomyces mirabilis includes:
- a CDS encoding MarR family winged helix-turn-helix transcriptional regulator: MQQGTPRPPATPAQALNAMDHLIATGMIGQQEMAQRLNLNVTDLTCFGFVLEAGDRLLTAGDLAERAHVTTGAVTGILNRLERADYVTRRPDPDDRRRVRVAANPDAVARVKALYEPHYARVTELFSDYSPAEIAILYDLFTRTGRLMGEYLEELRKGD, encoded by the coding sequence ATGCAGCAGGGCACGCCGCGCCCACCCGCGACTCCGGCCCAGGCGCTGAACGCGATGGACCACCTCATCGCGACGGGCATGATCGGCCAGCAGGAGATGGCCCAGCGGCTGAACCTGAACGTCACCGACCTCACGTGCTTCGGCTTCGTCCTGGAGGCGGGCGACAGGCTGCTCACGGCCGGCGACCTCGCTGAGCGGGCCCATGTCACGACGGGCGCCGTCACGGGGATCCTCAACCGCCTCGAACGCGCCGACTACGTCACCCGCCGTCCCGACCCCGACGACCGCCGCCGCGTCCGCGTGGCCGCGAACCCGGATGCGGTCGCCCGCGTCAAGGCCCTCTACGAGCCGCACTACGCCCGCGTCACCGAACTCTTCTCCGACTACTCGCCCGCCGAAATCGCCATCCTGTACGACTTGTTCACCCGTACGGGAAGGCTGATGGGCGAATACCTGGAGGAGCTGCGGAAGGGCGACTGA
- a CDS encoding VOC family protein yields the protein MPVSLHHIVIDAHDLPALARFWAEVLRWRILSEREREVVIGPDETAPVGICFMPVTDRKVVKNRLHLDLTSTAEDREAEIERILALGARRADVGQSGGESWTVLSDPEGHEFCVVRPKETLIG from the coding sequence ATGCCTGTCTCGCTGCATCACATCGTCATCGACGCCCACGACCTGCCCGCCCTGGCCCGGTTCTGGGCCGAGGTGCTGCGCTGGCGGATCCTGTCCGAGCGGGAGCGGGAGGTCGTGATCGGGCCGGACGAGACGGCCCCGGTGGGAATCTGCTTCATGCCGGTGACCGACCGCAAGGTCGTCAAGAACCGCCTGCACCTCGATCTGACCTCTACGGCGGAGGACCGGGAAGCCGAGATCGAGCGAATCCTTGCCCTCGGCGCTCGCCGAGCGGACGTCGGGCAGAGCGGCGGCGAGTCGTGGACCGTGCTGTCCGATCCGGAGGGGCACGAGTTCTGCGTAGTCCGTCCGAAGGAGACCCTCATCGGATAG